Proteins from a single region of Coregonus clupeaformis isolate EN_2021a chromosome 35, ASM2061545v1, whole genome shotgun sequence:
- the LOC121551229 gene encoding transcription factor Sox-9-A-like — MNLLDPFLKMTDEQEKCFSDAPSPSMSEDSVGSPCPSGSGSDTENTRPSDNHLLLGPDGVLGEFKKADQDKFPVCIRDAVSQVLKGYDWTLVPMPVRVNGSSKNKPHVKRPMNAFMVWAQAARRKLADQYPHLHNAELSKTLGKLWRLLNEGEKRPFVEEAERLRVQHKKDHPDYKYQPRRRKSVKNGQGEPEDGEQTHISSGDIFKALQQADSPASSMGEVHSPGEHSAQSQGPPTPPTTPKTELAAGKADLKREGRPLQEGTGRQLNIDFRDVDIGELSSDVISNIEAFDVNEFDQYLPPHGHPGVPGVNGTQTGYTGSYRGISASSIGQVGAGGHGWMSKQQHSLAALGGGGGSGGEQGQSQGRTTQIKTEQLSPSHYSEQQGSPPQHVTYGSFNLQHYSASSYPSITRAQYDYSDHQGGANSYYSHAGAQGSGLYSFSSYMSPNQRPMYTPIADPTGVPSVPTQTHSPQHWEQQPVYTQLSRP, encoded by the exons ATGAATCTACTCGACCCCTTCCTGAAGATGACAGACGAACAGGAGAAATGTTTCTCTGACGCTCCAAGCCCCAGCATGTCTGAGGATTCGGTCGGCTCGCCGTGCCCGTCCGGTTCCGGTTCCGACACCGAGAATACCAGGCCGTCCGATAATCATCTCTTACTGGGTCCAGACGGCGTGCTCGGCGAGTTCAAGAAGGCTGACCAAGACAAGTTCCCTGTATGTATCAGAGATGCGGTGTCTCAGGTGCTGAAGGGTTACGACTGGACCTTGGTGCCCATGCCAGTCCGAGTGAACGGCTCCAGCAAAAACAAGCCCCATGTCAAGAGACCTATGAACGCTTTCATGGTGTGGGCTCAAGCCGCCCGGAGGAAACTGGCGGACCAGTACCCACATCTCCACAATGCAGAACTCAGCAAAACCCTCGGCAAACTTTGGAG ATTGCTCAACGAAGGCGAGAAGCGTCCGTTCGTAGAGGAGGCTGAGCGCTTGAGGGTGCAGCACAAGAAAGATCACCCCGACTACAAGTACCAGCCCAGACGGAGAAAATCCGTGAAGAACGGGCAGGGCGAACCAGAGGACGGCGAGCAAACCCACATTTCTTCCGGTGACATCTTTAAAGCTCTCCAGCAAGCAGACTCGCCCGCGTCCAGCATGGGCGAAGTGCATTCACCCGGTGAACATTCAG CCCAGTCCCAGGGCCCACCTACACCACCGACCACCCCCAAAACAGAGCTGGCTGCGGGCAAGGCCGACCTGAAGCGCGAGGGCCGCCCCCTGCAAGAGGGCACGGGCCGCCAGCTAAACATCGACTTCCGGGACGTGGATATCGGTGAGCTGAGCAGCGACGTCATCTCCAACATCGAAGCCTTCGATGTCAACGAGTTTGACCAGTACCTGCCGCCCCACGGGCACCCCGGCGTGCCCGGCGTCAACGGCACCCAGACGGGCTACACGGGCAGCTACCGTGGCATCAGCGCCAGTTCCATCGGCCAGGTGGGTGCTGGAGGCCACGGCTGGATGTCCAAGCAGCAGCACTCCCTCGCCGCcctgggtggaggtggaggtagtggGGGAGAGCAAGGCCAGAGCCAGGGGAGAACCACTCAGATCAAGACGGAGCAGCTGAGCCCCAGCCACTACAGTGAGCAGCAGGGCTCTCCTCCCCAGCACGTCACCTATGGTTCATTCAACCTGCAGCACTACAGCGCCTCATCTTACCCCTCCATCACCCGCGCACAGTATGACTATTCTGATCACCAGGGCGGCGCCAACTCTTATTATAGCCATGCAGGTGCCCAAGGCTCAGGGCTCTATTCCTTCAGCAGCTATATGAGCCCCAACCAGAGGCCCATGTATACCCCCATCGCTGACCCCACCGGAGTGCCCTCGGTGCCCACCCAGACCCACAGTCCACAGCACTGGGAGCAGCAGCCTGTCTACACCCAGCTCTCCAGGCCCTGA